In a single window of the Vitis vinifera cultivar Pinot Noir 40024 chromosome 6, ASM3070453v1 genome:
- the LOC100250098 gene encoding bifunctional nitrilase/nitrile hydratase NIT4B, producing MALIPATVNDRPLFAEVDMGADSSAPTVRATVVQASTVFYDTPATLDKAERLLAEASSYGSQLVVFPEAFIGGYPRGSNFGVTIGNRTAKGREDFRKYHAAAIDVPGPEVDRLAAMAGKYKVYLVMGVIERDGYTLYCTVLFFDSQGHYLGKHRKVMPTALERIIWGFGDGSTIPVYETPIGKIGAAICWENRMPLLRTAMYAKGIEIYCAPTADARDIWQSSMTHIALEGGCFVLSANQFCRRKDYPPPPEYEFSGADDLTPDSVVCAGGSVIISPSGTVLAGPNYDGEALISADLDLGEIARAKFDFDVVGHYSRPEVLSLVVKDNPTKPVTFTSASVKTEDFQK from the exons ATGGCGCTCATACCAGCCACAGTGAACGACCGGCCACTCTTCGCTGAAGTGGACATGGGCGCAGATTCTTCCGCACCCACTGTCCGAGCCACCGTCGTCCAGGCCTCCACTGTCTTCTACGACACTCCTGCCACTCTCG ATAAGGCAGAGAGATTGTTAGCTGAAGCATCTTCATATGGATCTCAACTGGTTGTGTTTCCAGAAGCATTCATTGGTGGTTATCCCCGTGGTTCAAATTTTGGTGTTACCATTGGTAACCGCACAGCTAAGGGCAGAGAAGATTTTCGGAAGTACCATGCTGCTGCCATTGATGTGCCTG GTCCAGAAGTTGACCGTTTGGCAGCTATGGCTGGAAAATATAAGGTATATCTAGTCATGGGTGTGATAGAAAGGGATGGATACACGCTTTATTGTAcagttttgttttttgattcTCAAGGTCATTACCTTGGAAAGCACCGGAAAGTCATGCCAACAGCATTGGAGCGTATAATCTGGGGATTCGGAGATGGATCAACAATTCCAGTTTATGAGACTCCAATTGGAAAAATAGGTGCTGCCATTTGTTGGGAAAATAGAATGCCACTTTTAAGGACAGCAATGTATGCAAAAG gaattgAAATATATTGTGCACCTACTGCTGACGCCAGGGATATATGGCAATCATCAATGACCCATATAGCTCTTGAGGGTGGATGTTTTGTTCTATCAGCAAACCAGTTCTGTCGAAGGAAAGATTATCCACCTCCTCCTGAGTATGAGTTTTCAGGTGCAGATGATCTTACACCAGATTCTGTTGTCTGTGCTGGAGGTAGTGTCATCATTTCACCATCAGGGACTGTTCTGGCTGGACCCAATTACGATGGGGAGGCTCTCATCTCAGCAGATCTTG ATCTTGGAGAAATAGCTAGAGCAAAGTTCGATTTTGATGTGGTTGGACATTATTCAAGGCCTGAAGTGCTGAGCTTGGTTGTGAAGGACAATCCAACAAAGCCAGTTACTTTCACATCAGCATCTGTTAAAACTGAAGACTTTCAGAAATAG